Proteins from a genomic interval of Niabella soli DSM 19437:
- a CDS encoding glycoside hydrolase family 43 protein codes for MPEESVQHINFEDLDQKALSRPLIEHIYTADPSAHVFNGKIYIYPSHDIDAGDAFDDLGSHFAMEDYHVIAMDSPSGTATDCGMALHVNEVPWAEKQLWAPDANEKDGRYYLFFPAKDYEGIFRIGVAVGNAPEGPFVPRPEAIRNSFSIDPAVFKDDDGSCYMYFGGIWGGQLQRWRTGVFEGSEPESPFAHLPKEDEPALCPKVALLTADWLEFAEAPKDVVITDKKGAPLLQGDGNRRFFEASWMHKYNGKYYFSYSTGDTHFICYAIGEHPCGPFTYAGTILNPVAGWTTHHSIVECNGEWYLFYHDSSLSKGVTHLRSIKVTRLQYDENGFIKTIDPYGDLKVIER; via the coding sequence ATGCCCGAAGAAAGTGTACAACATATCAATTTTGAAGACCTGGATCAGAAGGCGCTGTCCCGGCCACTGATTGAACATATTTATACAGCCGATCCCTCGGCGCATGTGTTCAATGGCAAAATATATATTTATCCATCGCACGATATTGATGCCGGCGATGCGTTTGACGACCTGGGCAGTCATTTTGCTATGGAAGATTATCATGTTATTGCTATGGACAGCCCTTCCGGCACGGCAACGGACTGTGGCATGGCGCTGCATGTAAACGAAGTGCCCTGGGCCGAAAAACAGCTATGGGCGCCCGATGCCAATGAAAAAGATGGCAGGTATTATCTTTTCTTTCCTGCAAAAGATTATGAAGGTATTTTCCGGATCGGCGTAGCCGTGGGCAATGCGCCGGAGGGCCCGTTCGTTCCCCGGCCTGAAGCGATCAGGAATAGTTTTTCAATTGATCCTGCAGTATTTAAAGATGATGACGGCAGTTGTTATATGTACTTTGGCGGCATCTGGGGCGGCCAGCTACAACGCTGGCGCACCGGGGTGTTTGAGGGCTCGGAGCCCGAAAGTCCTTTTGCTCATTTACCAAAAGAAGATGAGCCGGCGCTATGCCCGAAAGTAGCCCTGCTTACCGCCGATTGGCTGGAGTTTGCCGAAGCGCCGAAAGATGTGGTCATTACTGACAAAAAGGGCGCGCCCCTTTTGCAGGGAGACGGGAACAGAAGATTTTTTGAAGCCAGTTGGATGCATAAGTATAACGGGAAATATTATTTCTCTTATTCAACCGGCGACACACATTTTATTTGTTATGCCATAGGAGAACATCCGTGCGGACCGTTTACCTATGCCGGTACAATTTTGAATCCTGTGGCGGGCTGGACAACACATCATTCCATTGTGGAATGTAACGGCGAATGGTATTTGTTTTATCATGACAGCAGCCTGAGCAAAGGAGTAACCCATCTGCGCAGTATCAAAGTAACCCGGCTGCAATACGATGAAAACGGGTTTATAAAAACGATCGACCCCTACGGGGATTTAAAAGTTATTGAAAGATGA
- a CDS encoding MFS transporter: MSEKIGNSQKLSVAEKLGYSLGDLAANLVFQTLLTYLAFFYTDIYGLKPEHASVIMLIVGLIAAFGFNPVIGALADRTATRWGKFRPWILWTAVPLGIVAILAFSTPAFSYKGKVIYAAATYSLLLLFYASNNLPYAALSGVITGDRKERNSLSSYRFVAVMLAQFFVQVFMLSIIEAAGHGNKSAGIEKVMTWLAVIGTVLLLITFFTTRERIVPSAEQRSGVKEDLGDLLKNRPWIIMLVLTTLVFVTLAMKGGSYVYYFKNYVNKERLAAFVHPVIGFLSGAGLNFFGEDPVSAGFGLFNAGGIIFMIVGIILSKKFADKYGKRDVFGICLFLSTLFILAFVFYPPQAVGLMFASQILHGFFYGLTIPLLWAMIADVADYSEWKNNRRATAIIFSAMMVGLKVGLSLGSALLTWILGLYAYIPDSNVEPASAIQGTKLLVSIFPAIPFLAGCILLFFYPIDKKMEVAIEADLKQVRSMKL, encoded by the coding sequence ATGAGTGAAAAGATTGGCAATAGCCAGAAACTTTCAGTGGCGGAAAAACTTGGATACAGCCTGGGTGACCTGGCGGCGAACCTGGTGTTTCAAACCCTGCTGACCTACCTTGCTTTTTTTTATACTGATATTTATGGATTAAAACCGGAACATGCTTCGGTGATAATGCTTATTGTAGGTTTGATTGCAGCTTTTGGCTTTAACCCCGTGATCGGTGCGCTGGCCGACAGAACAGCGACCCGCTGGGGAAAATTCAGGCCCTGGATCTTATGGACGGCTGTTCCGCTGGGGATCGTAGCGATCCTGGCGTTCAGCACGCCGGCTTTTTCTTATAAGGGGAAAGTGATCTACGCGGCTGCAACGTATTCCTTGCTGCTGTTGTTCTATGCCTCTAACAATCTTCCTTACGCTGCGCTGAGCGGTGTCATCACCGGGGATAGGAAAGAGCGCAACAGCCTGTCGTCTTATCGCTTTGTTGCCGTGATGCTTGCCCAGTTTTTTGTGCAGGTATTTATGTTGTCTATTATCGAAGCTGCCGGCCACGGAAATAAGTCGGCAGGTATTGAAAAAGTAATGACCTGGCTTGCAGTAATTGGAACAGTCCTTTTGCTTATTACCTTCTTTACTACCCGGGAACGTATTGTGCCGTCGGCCGAACAGCGCTCGGGGGTAAAGGAAGATCTTGGAGATCTGCTGAAGAACAGGCCCTGGATCATTATGCTGGTCCTTACCACGCTGGTATTTGTTACCCTGGCGATGAAAGGCGGTTCCTATGTTTATTACTTTAAGAACTATGTGAATAAGGAGCGGCTTGCTGCTTTTGTTCACCCCGTTATCGGTTTTCTTTCAGGAGCCGGGCTGAATTTTTTTGGCGAAGATCCCGTCTCTGCCGGGTTTGGCTTGTTTAATGCCGGTGGAATTATTTTTATGATCGTTGGTATTATACTGTCGAAAAAGTTTGCAGATAAATATGGCAAACGTGATGTTTTTGGCATTTGCCTGTTTCTCTCAACCCTCTTTATCCTGGCATTTGTATTTTATCCTCCACAGGCGGTAGGCCTTATGTTTGCATCCCAGATCCTGCATGGCTTCTTTTATGGGTTAACCATTCCCCTGTTGTGGGCAATGATTGCAGATGTTGCCGATTACAGCGAATGGAAAAATAACCGCCGGGCCACGGCCATTATTTTCTCTGCAATGATGGTTGGGCTAAAAGTGGGACTAAGCCTGGGAAGCGCATTGCTTACCTGGATACTGGGGCTTTATGCCTATATTCCCGATAGCAATGTGGAACCGGCAAGCGCCATACAGGGAACAAAACTGCTGGTAAGTATTTTTCCCGCTATCCCGTTCCTGGCAGGTTGTATATTGTTGTTTTTTTATCCGATTGATAAAAAAATGGAGGTAGCGATTGAAGCAGACCTGAAGCAGGTAAGGAGTATGAAATTATAA
- a CDS encoding sialate O-acetylesterase: MKKVSCVLLFILKSWWGVAQVQLPRIIRDSMVLQRDTKIKIWGWATAGENVTVLFKGKKYKTTTAPGGNWAVLLAPEKAGGPYEMQITGKNTILLRNILIGEVWLCSGQSNMEHQLALHSVVYAREIENAHYPEIRQFKVPGVTNLQEPQKELPAGSWKAADPEDVKQFSAVAYFFAKALYEKYHVPIGLINATWGGSPIEAWMSEESLKPFPEIYNSVLKNKDTAYVNSFASGNTNSKPPAIADKGLLEKWFSPDYTPVGWRSIAVPGYWEDQGIRDLDGAVWYRREVEVPAAMTKQQAKVFLGRIVDADDLYINGVKVGTTSYLYPQRRYPVPEGVLKAGKNLFVVRVTNNSGKGGFVPDKPYQLIAGGDTVALTGYWRYKVGQVYLPRQTGITNSFIKQYQPAALYNAMLSPVTGYTIRGFAWYQGESNTGKPHAYSQLQPAMITDWRSRWHQGNLPFLFVQLPGYMEYNYLPSESTWALFREAQAKSLSLPNTGMAVAIDLGEWNDIHPDRKKEVGDRLALAAEKVAYKENIVYSGPVYQSSAVEGNKIIVTFNTTASGLATSDGAPPAEFAIAGADKKFVWADARIEGPRIILSNDKIAAPKFVRYAWADNPVNPNLINKAGLPAAPFRTDR; this comes from the coding sequence ATGAAAAAAGTTAGCTGCGTCCTGCTTTTTATATTAAAATCATGGTGGGGTGTTGCACAGGTGCAACTGCCCCGGATCATACGTGATAGTATGGTTTTACAGAGAGATACTAAGATCAAAATATGGGGCTGGGCTACTGCCGGTGAAAACGTTACTGTTTTGTTTAAGGGCAAAAAATATAAAACAACAACCGCTCCTGGCGGGAACTGGGCTGTGCTCCTGGCGCCGGAAAAAGCAGGCGGCCCTTATGAAATGCAGATAACCGGGAAGAATACTATTCTGCTCCGCAATATCCTGATCGGCGAGGTATGGCTTTGCTCCGGTCAGTCGAATATGGAACATCAGTTGGCGCTGCACAGCGTCGTTTATGCCCGGGAAATAGAAAACGCACATTACCCGGAGATCCGCCAGTTTAAGGTGCCCGGCGTTACGAATTTACAGGAGCCGCAAAAAGAGCTGCCTGCAGGTTCCTGGAAGGCTGCTGATCCGGAAGACGTAAAGCAGTTTTCGGCAGTGGCTTATTTTTTTGCAAAAGCGTTGTATGAAAAATACCATGTGCCCATAGGGCTGATCAATGCCACCTGGGGTGGTTCTCCTATTGAAGCATGGATGAGTGAAGAAAGCCTGAAACCGTTCCCTGAAATTTACAACAGCGTTTTAAAAAATAAGGATACGGCATATGTCAATAGTTTCGCTTCAGGAAATACTAACAGCAAACCGCCCGCAATTGCCGATAAAGGGCTGCTGGAAAAATGGTTTAGCCCGGATTATACACCCGTAGGCTGGCGTTCCATTGCCGTTCCGGGTTATTGGGAAGACCAGGGTATCCGGGACCTGGATGGTGCGGTATGGTACCGCAGGGAGGTGGAAGTGCCGGCGGCAATGACGAAGCAACAGGCGAAAGTTTTCCTGGGCAGGATCGTGGATGCTGATGACCTGTACATCAACGGGGTGAAAGTGGGCACCACCTCTTACCTGTACCCGCAGCGCCGCTACCCCGTTCCTGAAGGTGTATTAAAAGCCGGGAAAAATCTTTTTGTGGTGCGCGTTACTAATAATAGCGGCAAAGGAGGTTTTGTGCCGGATAAGCCCTACCAGCTAATTGCGGGTGGGGATACAGTTGCATTAACGGGTTACTGGCGCTATAAAGTTGGGCAGGTGTATCTGCCGCGGCAAACTGGGATTACGAATAGTTTTATAAAACAATACCAGCCGGCTGCTTTATACAATGCCATGCTGTCGCCGGTTACCGGTTATACCATCAGGGGTTTTGCCTGGTACCAGGGCGAGAGTAATACCGGGAAACCCCATGCCTACAGCCAGTTACAGCCTGCGATGATCACCGACTGGCGTTCCAGGTGGCACCAGGGAAACCTTCCTTTTTTATTTGTTCAATTGCCGGGATATATGGAGTATAATTACCTGCCATCCGAAAGCACATGGGCGCTGTTCAGAGAAGCCCAGGCAAAATCCCTGTCTCTGCCCAATACAGGAATGGCCGTGGCGATTGACCTGGGCGAATGGAATGATATACATCCCGACCGGAAAAAAGAAGTGGGAGACCGGCTGGCGCTGGCTGCCGAGAAGGTTGCTTATAAGGAAAATATTGTTTACAGTGGCCCGGTTTATCAATCTTCCGCTGTTGAGGGAAATAAAATTATCGTCACATTTAATACTACAGCCAGCGGCCTGGCCACCAGTGATGGCGCCCCTCCGGCTGAATTTGCGATCGCGGGCGCCGACAAAAAATTTGTGTGGGCCGATGCCCGGATCGAAGGCCCGCGCATTATTCTGTCGAATGATAAAATAGCGGCCCCAAAATTTGTACGCTATGCCTGGGCAGACAACCCGGTGAACCCTAATCTGATCAATAAAGCAGGGCTGCCGGCTGCTCCGTTCAGAACAGACCGGTAA
- a CDS encoding SusC/RagA family TonB-linked outer membrane protein gives MQTLLVTLQRATYKPRLPRFVCRLGFAVLFLLLCAGASAQGNKISGQVSNESGEPVAGASVQVKGTANGVIADNSGNFSITAPANGTLVVSSVGYLPQEIKGTHQGPVAVVLIRAAADENTVVVIGYGNQRKEAVTGSVASISGAKLNEVPSANISQALQGRVAGVQLSQTSTKPGTTMQIRIRGTRSINAENDPLIVLDGIPFAGTIADISPEDIKSLDILKDASATAIYGSRGANGVLLITTNKGNRGQKAQFAYSGYYGLKKVLKYPMMDTPEYLALRKRAGLNKNPGSDEDTSGAVNTDWQDLFYRTAIVQNHDLSVAGGTAKSQYKVGVGYYHDEAPIPGSEYSRFSIRASLDQEIGKLFRVGFTTNNNYNITDGANLGMYGVLSMSPLADPYNSDGTFKRVVAMPQDVQWVYTRETMGALGDKYINRTKAFGSYNSVYGEMKIPGVQGLKARVNLGGNYRTSNTGSYTGIGVFSSDPANPNTASVSNALTTQWTIENLLTYDRTFAQKHKINAVALYSAEQITYNSSSVSRKNLAGDNFQYFNLGQTSTGSNDDITIDPANQNYWQSGLMSYMGRVMYSYDDRYMISATVRADASSRLAPGHKWHSYPAVSAGWNINRESFMQNITWINSLKLRAGYGQTSNQSVAPYATLGALSTRPYNFGANNANGYYVTQLPNPALGWEYSKTQNLGLDFALFNNRLSGTAEYYITKTEDLLLSVGLPATSGVSSYTGNVGSTQNKGWELSLNGVILDNRNGWTWEAGVNVYRNVNTILSLASGQQRDESNWLFVGHPLNVLFDFKKIGIWQANEATAVKQYEGSGGQVGMIKVLYTGTYNADGSPTRVIGSDDRQIMNADPYWMGGFNTRVAYKNIDLTIVGAFQKGGILNSTLYGSNGYLNLEDGRRGQIKINYWTETNPGGTYPDPNGPKNSNNPKYGSTLGYFDGSYMKIRTISLGYNFTQPWMKSLGIARLRVYATAQNPFVFFSPYHKESRMDPETNSYANDGANMAVAYGYGQRRLLTVGYNTPTTRNYLIGINVTF, from the coding sequence ATGCAAACATTGCTTGTTACATTACAAAGAGCAACCTACAAACCACGGCTGCCCCGGTTCGTTTGCCGGCTCGGTTTTGCCGTATTATTTCTGTTACTGTGCGCAGGAGCTTCTGCACAGGGAAACAAAATATCAGGGCAGGTCAGTAATGAGTCGGGCGAGCCAGTTGCGGGTGCTTCCGTGCAGGTAAAGGGCACCGCCAATGGGGTGATCGCCGACAATTCCGGAAATTTTTCAATTACAGCGCCTGCCAACGGTACCCTGGTGGTATCTTCTGTAGGTTATCTGCCCCAGGAAATAAAAGGCACGCATCAAGGGCCGGTTGCGGTTGTGTTGATCAGGGCCGCAGCAGATGAAAACACGGTAGTGGTTATAGGATACGGCAACCAACGCAAGGAAGCAGTGACTGGTTCCGTAGCTTCTATAAGCGGTGCAAAATTGAATGAAGTGCCGTCGGCTAATATTTCACAGGCATTGCAGGGCCGCGTGGCAGGGGTACAGCTATCACAAACCTCCACCAAACCCGGAACGACCATGCAGATACGCATCCGCGGCACGCGTTCTATCAATGCAGAAAATGATCCGTTAATTGTGCTGGACGGCATCCCGTTTGCGGGAACCATCGCCGATATCAGCCCGGAGGATATCAAAAGCCTCGACATCCTTAAGGATGCATCCGCAACTGCTATCTATGGCTCCCGCGGGGCCAACGGCGTACTGTTGATTACAACAAATAAAGGCAACCGGGGACAAAAAGCACAGTTCGCCTACAGCGGTTACTATGGTCTTAAAAAAGTGCTTAAATACCCCATGATGGATACGCCGGAATACCTGGCGCTCCGGAAAAGAGCAGGGTTGAATAAAAACCCGGGAAGCGACGAGGATACTTCCGGGGCAGTGAACACGGATTGGCAAGACCTGTTTTACAGGACCGCCATCGTACAAAACCATGACCTCAGCGTTGCCGGAGGTACTGCAAAAAGTCAGTACAAGGTAGGTGTGGGTTATTATCATGACGAAGCGCCGATACCCGGATCTGAATATTCGCGCTTTTCCATACGCGCATCGCTGGATCAGGAAATCGGGAAACTGTTCCGTGTTGGTTTTACCACGAACAATAATTACAATATAACCGATGGCGCCAACCTGGGCATGTATGGTGTTTTAAGCATGTCGCCATTGGCGGATCCATACAACAGCGACGGCACATTTAAAAGAGTAGTTGCAATGCCTCAGGACGTTCAATGGGTGTACACAAGGGAAACTATGGGGGCTTTAGGAGATAAATACATTAACCGGACCAAGGCTTTTGGTTCTTACAATTCAGTATACGGGGAAATGAAGATACCGGGTGTACAGGGTTTGAAGGCGCGTGTAAATTTAGGAGGCAACTACCGCACCAGCAATACCGGCAGTTATACGGGCATAGGCGTTTTCAGTTCGGATCCGGCTAATCCCAATACGGCTTCTGTCAGCAATGCCCTTACCACGCAATGGACGATAGAGAACCTGCTTACTTATGACAGAACCTTTGCCCAGAAACACAAGATAAACGCAGTAGCATTATACTCTGCCGAACAGATCACTTATAACAGCTCATCTGTAAGCCGGAAAAACCTGGCCGGTGATAATTTCCAGTATTTTAATTTAGGACAAACCTCCACCGGAAGTAATGATGATATTACAATAGACCCGGCGAACCAAAACTATTGGCAAAGCGGGTTAATGTCTTATATGGGTCGCGTAATGTATTCCTATGATGACCGTTATATGATCAGCGCCACTGTGCGTGCAGACGCTTCTTCACGACTGGCCCCGGGGCACAAATGGCATAGCTACCCTGCGGTATCTGCCGGATGGAATATCAACAGGGAGTCGTTTATGCAAAATATAACCTGGATCAATTCCCTGAAATTAAGAGCCGGCTACGGGCAAACTTCCAACCAGTCTGTAGCGCCTTATGCTACCCTGGGCGCATTAAGCACCAGGCCTTACAACTTTGGCGCCAACAACGCTAATGGCTATTACGTAACACAATTGCCGAATCCTGCCCTGGGATGGGAATATTCTAAAACACAAAACCTTGGTTTGGATTTTGCGCTGTTTAACAACCGCTTATCGGGAACCGCAGAATACTATATCACTAAAACGGAAGACCTGCTGCTAAGCGTAGGCTTGCCGGCCACCTCCGGGGTAAGCAGTTATACCGGCAATGTTGGCTCCACACAAAACAAAGGATGGGAACTTTCGCTGAATGGCGTCATCCTAGATAACCGCAATGGCTGGACCTGGGAAGCCGGTGTGAATGTTTACCGGAATGTAAATACGATCTTAAGTCTTGCATCAGGGCAGCAACGCGACGAATCGAACTGGCTGTTTGTAGGACATCCGTTAAATGTATTGTTCGATTTCAAAAAGATAGGGATCTGGCAGGCCAATGAAGCAACCGCTGTAAAGCAATATGAAGGAAGCGGCGGCCAGGTAGGTATGATCAAAGTATTATATACCGGAACCTATAATGCCGATGGCTCTCCCACCAGGGTTATCGGTTCTGATGACCGGCAGATCATGAATGCAGACCCTTATTGGATGGGAGGTTTTAACACAAGAGTAGCCTACAAGAATATTGATCTTACCATTGTAGGCGCGTTTCAGAAAGGTGGCATTCTCAACAGTACCTTATACGGATCAAATGGCTATTTAAACCTGGAGGACGGACGCAGGGGGCAGATAAAGATCAACTACTGGACAGAAACAAACCCGGGCGGCACTTACCCCGACCCCAATGGACCTAAAAACAGCAACAACCCTAAATACGGATCTACCCTTGGTTATTTTGATGGATCTTATATGAAGATACGTACCATCTCATTGGGCTATAATTTCACGCAACCATGGATGAAATCATTGGGCATAGCAAGGTTGCGCGTTTATGCCACCGCCCAGAACCCGTTTGTATTCTTCTCCCCTTATCATAAAGAATCCCGAATGGACCCTGAGACCAACTCCTATGCCAATGATGGCGCTAACATGGCGGTGGCTTATGGCTACGGACAAAGAAGGCTGCTGACGGTAGGCTATAACACGCCTACAACACGGAACTATTTAATAGGCATCAATGTAACATTCTAA
- a CDS encoding alpha-glucuronidase family glycosyl hydrolase — protein sequence MRKEKRRLLYPTGGPHILKYTLSVFFALLCFWGKAEDGYRLWLRYDKVQDAALLQRYQSALTALSFYTSSATLDIAKKELIKGISGLTGNRLRPREGVTNNCIIAGTPASSVFVKKFFQKNKLNTGNEGYVISTGNVGGKKVLFIAATKDIGVLYGVFAFLRLLQTNQPLENLFMVSAPKIQNRILDHWDNLNRTVERGYAGASIWNWHTLPDYIDQRYIDYARANASVGINGTVLTNVNANARVLTKTYLIKVKALADVFRPYGLKVYLTAKFSAPVEIGGLKTADPLDPGVRNWWKEKCDEIYSMIPDFGGFLVKANSEGQPGPQSYGRTHADGANMFADALAPHGGIVMWRAFVYDLRVQKEQERFEEGNKGGHGNPIAAEDRFKQAYNEFAPLDGKFKKNVLLQVKNGPIDFQPREPFSPLFGAMPETQLMMEFQLTQEYLGQGTHLVFEAPLFKEVLDADTYARGMGSVVAKVIDGSLYHHPLTAIAGVANIGNDINWTGHPFGQANWYAFGRLAWDHELSSARIANEWVRQTFSNNRDFVTTTTSMMLASREILVDYMTPLGLNHIMGTGHHYGPAPWVDNAGRADWNPVYYHRADSEGLGFNRTANGSNALAQYRPEVQKQWDNSRTCDEKYLLWFHHVPWNFKMHSGRSLWEALCYKYNIGCDSVKWMQREWNAVKPFIDEERFKQVQQLLVIQEKEAVWWRDACLLYFQTFSKMPVPAQYEKPQHTLEYYKSLKFSYAPGIGGNL from the coding sequence ATGAGGAAAGAAAAACGACGTTTGCTTTACCCGACCGGCGGGCCGCATATACTCAAATACACGCTAAGTGTTTTTTTTGCATTACTATGTTTTTGGGGCAAAGCGGAAGATGGCTACCGGCTCTGGCTCCGGTATGATAAGGTGCAGGATGCCGCCCTGTTGCAACGCTATCAGTCGGCACTGACCGCCCTGTCATTTTATACCTCATCCGCTACTTTGGATATTGCAAAAAAAGAGCTCATAAAGGGTATATCCGGATTAACCGGTAACAGGCTCAGGCCCCGGGAAGGAGTAACCAATAATTGTATCATCGCAGGCACACCCGCCAGTTCTGTTTTTGTCAAAAAATTTTTTCAAAAAAATAAACTCAATACCGGTAACGAGGGGTACGTTATCAGTACCGGGAATGTTGGTGGCAAAAAAGTATTATTTATTGCAGCAACAAAGGATATAGGCGTATTATATGGCGTTTTTGCTTTTTTAAGATTACTGCAAACCAATCAGCCTTTAGAAAATCTTTTTATGGTCAGCGCACCCAAAATTCAAAACAGGATACTGGACCACTGGGATAACCTGAACCGTACCGTGGAGCGTGGCTATGCAGGAGCTTCTATCTGGAACTGGCATACGCTTCCTGATTATATTGATCAACGTTATATTGATTATGCACGGGCTAATGCATCTGTTGGCATTAATGGAACCGTTTTAACCAACGTAAACGCCAATGCGCGGGTACTTACCAAAACCTACCTGATAAAAGTAAAGGCCCTGGCGGACGTTTTTCGCCCCTATGGGCTTAAAGTGTATCTGACCGCCAAATTCAGCGCCCCTGTGGAAATCGGCGGCCTTAAAACCGCCGATCCGCTGGATCCCGGCGTTCGGAACTGGTGGAAGGAAAAATGCGACGAGATCTACTCGATGATCCCCGATTTTGGCGGCTTCCTGGTAAAAGCCAATTCCGAAGGGCAACCCGGCCCGCAAAGCTATGGCCGTACGCATGCCGATGGTGCCAATATGTTTGCCGATGCGTTGGCGCCGCACGGAGGCATTGTAATGTGGCGTGCCTTTGTTTATGACCTGCGGGTACAAAAAGAACAGGAGCGCTTTGAAGAAGGCAATAAAGGAGGCCATGGTAACCCGATTGCAGCAGAAGACCGGTTTAAACAGGCGTACAATGAATTTGCACCGCTTGATGGAAAATTTAAAAAGAATGTATTGCTGCAGGTAAAGAACGGTCCGATCGATTTTCAGCCCCGCGAGCCGTTCTCACCCTTATTTGGCGCTATGCCCGAAACCCAGCTTATGATGGAGTTTCAGTTAACACAGGAATACCTGGGGCAGGGCACTCATTTGGTTTTTGAAGCTCCTTTGTTTAAAGAAGTACTGGATGCAGATACTTATGCCCGGGGGATGGGATCTGTTGTTGCAAAAGTGATCGATGGGTCGCTCTATCATCACCCGTTAACCGCTATTGCAGGTGTGGCAAACATTGGCAACGATATTAACTGGACGGGGCATCCCTTTGGACAGGCCAACTGGTATGCGTTTGGCCGGCTGGCATGGGATCATGAATTGTCATCCGCGCGGATCGCCAATGAATGGGTAAGACAAACGTTTTCCAACAACCGGGATTTTGTGACTACTACAACTTCGATGATGCTGGCATCTCGGGAGATCCTTGTAGATTATATGACCCCGTTAGGGCTGAACCATATCATGGGAACCGGCCACCACTATGGCCCCGCGCCCTGGGTGGATAATGCCGGCAGGGCCGACTGGAACCCGGTTTATTATCATAGAGCGGATAGTGAGGGCCTTGGCTTCAACAGAACAGCTAACGGCAGCAATGCGCTGGCGCAATACCGGCCCGAAGTACAAAAACAGTGGGATAATAGCCGCACCTGCGATGAGAAATATCTTCTTTGGTTTCATCATGTTCCTTGGAATTTTAAAATGCACAGTGGCCGGAGTTTGTGGGAAGCGCTTTGTTATAAATACAATATTGGTTGCGACTCTGTAAAATGGATGCAGCGGGAGTGGAATGCTGTAAAGCCGTTTATTGATGAAGAGCGGTTTAAGCAGGTGCAGCAATTATTAGTAATACAGGAAAAGGAGGCCGTGTGGTGGCGCGACGCCTGTTTGCTGTATTTTCAAACCTTTTCCAAAATGCCGGTTCCTGCGCAATATGAAAAGCCCCAACATACGTTGGAATATTATAAATCGCTGAAATTTTCCTATGCGCCGGGAATAGGAGGCAATCTCTGA
- a CDS encoding endo-1,4-beta-xylanase, giving the protein MKKTYPICIAFCSLLLLGSVTAQKNKAQQIPSLKEVFKSDFLIGAALNWPQITGKDRAAAVLIPQQFNTVTPEDVMKAERLHPVWGTYDFSKGDQLIAYAKRHKLQVNGHTLVWHSQLPPFVHRIQNIDSFRTFFTDHIKTVAEHFSGKVQSWDVVNEALNEDGTLRKSIFLTKLGDQYIVDAFKLAAAAAPNTALYYNDYNNEQPAKRAGCIRVIQELKKAGARIDGVGIQGHWHLGKVPFKAIEESIEQYAAQGVKVAITELDINVLPTKVTGAEVGQHFKGDAASNPYVNGLPDSIRQQLAADYATLFRIFLKHKDKIARVTFWGVHDAQSWLNDWPIPGRRNYPLLFDRQGKPKSAFYAVIDAKLKK; this is encoded by the coding sequence ATGAAAAAAACATACCCCATATGCATAGCGTTTTGCAGCCTGTTATTGCTTGGAAGTGTTACTGCGCAAAAAAATAAAGCGCAGCAAATACCTTCTTTAAAAGAAGTTTTTAAAAGTGATTTTTTAATTGGCGCTGCTTTAAACTGGCCGCAGATAACGGGTAAGGACAGGGCGGCGGCTGTTTTAATCCCGCAGCAATTTAATACGGTTACACCGGAAGATGTTATGAAAGCAGAAAGGCTGCATCCGGTCTGGGGCACCTACGATTTTTCAAAAGGAGACCAGCTCATAGCTTATGCAAAGCGTCATAAGCTGCAGGTGAATGGTCATACCCTGGTCTGGCACAGTCAACTGCCACCGTTTGTACATCGCATTCAAAATATAGACTCGTTCCGTACTTTTTTTACGGATCATATTAAAACCGTTGCAGAGCATTTTTCCGGCAAGGTTCAATCCTGGGATGTGGTTAACGAAGCGTTGAATGAGGATGGCACCCTGCGGAAGTCAATATTTTTGACCAAACTGGGGGATCAGTATATTGTTGATGCGTTTAAGTTAGCAGCGGCGGCGGCGCCCAATACCGCTCTGTATTATAACGATTATAACAATGAGCAGCCCGCCAAAAGGGCCGGGTGCATACGGGTTATTCAGGAGCTTAAAAAGGCAGGTGCGCGCATTGACGGCGTGGGCATACAGGGGCACTGGCACCTGGGAAAAGTTCCTTTTAAAGCCATTGAAGAGAGTATTGAGCAATATGCAGCGCAGGGCGTTAAAGTAGCGATCACGGAGCTGGATATAAATGTACTGCCTACAAAAGTGACCGGCGCCGAAGTGGGGCAGCATTTTAAAGGGGATGCCGCTTCAAACCCCTATGTAAACGGGCTGCCGGACAGCATACGACAACAACTGGCGGCTGATTACGCAACGCTTTTCCGGATATTTTTAAAACATAAGGATAAAATTGCAAGAGTAACCTTTTGGGGCGTGCATGATGCACAAAGCTGGTTGAATGACTGGCCGATACCGGGCCGCCGCAATTACCCGCTTTTATTTGACCGGCAGGGAAAACCCAAGTCCGCATTTTATGCTGTTATTGACGCTAAACTTAAAAAATGA